In one window of Plasmodium berghei ANKA genome assembly, chromosome: 14 DNA:
- a CDS encoding bromodomain protein 2, putative: MKESNNEEASGLIIENEKNEHNENRSGINNDDVMDNSSSNISDVNIKEFNSKNNNANYKSISNGNTIDDNVNDTNYLNNKDNVNNQCNNNSLNTMSDEFTINNKELYNSNSDLYLDYKNQKTTNVNLSDESFLKNVDNMRTFERGIVYLSEEEYIYMSNKIKLLGFRFIEIPCAKPKTEKRNTFSAISKRHLNEIKNLHCSLSNNIYDAGKRKSKKSYDKFYSKDEFSSSTATKENVNDIQKYNDNNNSAVSSIDHIGGGKTNNNSLGGKRKFPSNSLSNVNVKSNDNINYGQNNRNNSMLKKGEAWDADRNNNNKLNNSSNISNSNKGKGKLSKCTSIGSGKRQMSSSFTGGKEALKKKAKHNNNYYEDNNTIDEYEEHRKTYRKRIYKCQNAWKNNCFKILHKLKKKEMSCWFLKPVNPELDGIPNYFNIIKNPMDFETIENKLLNDKYNSPFQWQQDVRQIFYNAFTYHKVKNCVWNDAYKLAKEFDRLLNEENKMKNIHIEYTRSTNSVLFDMKKYNEILINKNNNYDSDSSTYSSDYISDTGDVSSDYVTSNNNKKGNINNKINRNNNSKKRGNAAIDGMNNSSLSINNLSSGSQMFSSQNKKGLSGDLIDHKINKSSKMGSNDIDSMRNIRGDGKYIGNKKDKSFAKYGNNNLNSNNSNTSCYNNSNSIDFEPPSMGTIPEPPGIQKIGINDKGLNNYQVNLLFKNLRRLAPNQRRAALEIIQDDLGILAENHMFDRFFTFDTELLSIEKQKRIFLYINHMGRINLEQYKASRISSENMPNCNNNISRGKMMMQMKNANNNKNYMNSHNNGNSDEHFDKRRGNRYVSSSSNSSDTSSSNSSDSSTFSTSSDDSESDSESDMDFDSYNNKKKKLKGQFSNDKKKEIPNKFFDNKRKSLPQYKPVDEKKKSLEIREDVMGIHADFLGSMDTPKNQKKNQKKNHKNSGTAWPEWKGQVIQQAILTQRQTNVPINKKELIAEGYDAKI; this comes from the coding sequence atgaaagaatCTAATAATGAGGAAGCAAGTGGTTTAATaattgaaaatgaaaaaaatgagcaTAACGAGAATCGTTCGGGAATAAACAATGATGATGTGATGGATAACAGTAGTAGCAATATAAGTgatgtaaatataaaagagtTTAActctaaaaataataatgctAACTATAAATCTATTTCAAATGGAAATACAATTGACGATAATGTTAACGATactaattatttaaataacaaagataatgttaataatcaatgtaataataattcattaaATACAATGAGTGATGAATTTactattaataataaagaattatataatagtaaCAGTGATCTATATTTAgattataaaaatcaaaaaacgACAAATGTAAATTTAAGTGATgaatcatttttaaaaaatgtagataATATGCGAACCTTTGAAAGAGGTATAGTGTATTTATCGGAAGAggagtatatatatatgtcaaataaaatcaaattATTAGGATTTCGATTTATTGAAATTCCCTGTGCAAAACCCAAAAcagaaaaaagaaatacaTTCAGTGCGATATCAAAAAGGcatttaaatgaaataaaaaatttacacTGCTCattatcaaataatatatacgaTGCAGGTAAAAGAAAGTCAAAAAAATCATACgataaattttattcaaaGGATGAATTTAGTAGTAGTACAGCTACTAAAGAAAATGTAAAcgatatacaaaaatataatgataataataacagcGCCGTTAGTAGTATTGATCATATTGGTGGCGgcaaaacaaataataacagTTTGGGtggaaaaagaaaatttcCAAGTAATAGCTTATCAAATGTTAATGTAAAATcgaatgataatataaactaTGGCCAAAACAATAGGAATAATAGTATGCTAAAAAAAGGCGAAGCATGGGATGCTGATAGaaacaataataacaaattaaataacAGTAGTAACATTAGCAATTCTAATAAAGGAAAGGGGAAACTTTCTAAATGCACTAGCATTGGTAGTGGTAAAAGGCAAATGAGTTCATCTTTCACAGGAGGAAAAGAAgcattaaaaaagaaagcaaaacataataataattattatgaagataataatactaTAGATGAATATGAAGAGCATCGGAAAACATATAGGAAGagaatttataaatgtCAAAATGCttggaaaaataattgttttaaaatattacataaattaaaaaaaaaagaaatgagTTGTTGGTTTTTAAAACCAGTAAATCCAGAATTAGATGGAATaccaaattattttaatattataaaaaatccAATGGATTTTGAAacaatagaaaataaattattgaaTGATAAATACAATAGCCCTTTTCAATGGCAACAAGATGTTAgacaaattttttataatgcaTTTACATATCACAAAGTTAAAAATTGTGTGTGGAATGATGCCTATAAATTAGCAAAAGAATTTGATCGATTACTTAacgaagaaaataaaatgaaaaatatacatatagaATATACTAGAAGCACAAATTCAGTATTATTtgatatgaaaaaatataatgaaattttaattaataaaaataataattatgatagTGATAGTAGTACTTATAGTAGTGATTATATTAGTGATACTGGAGATGTAAGTTCAGATTATGTAAcaagtaataataataaaaaaggaaatataaataataaaataaatcgaaataataattctaaaAAAAGAGGAAACGCAGCAATAGATGGAATGAATAATAGTAGTCTatctataaataatttatcatCAGGTAGCCAAATGTTTTCAtctcaaaataaaaaaggattATCAGGGGATCTAATAGatcacaaaataaataaatcaagTAAAATGGGGTCAAATGATATCGATTCAATGAGAAATATTCGGGGCGATGGTAAATAtattggaaataaaaaagataaatcGTTTGCTAAATATggcaataataatttaaatagtaataatagcAATACGAGTTGCTATAATAATAGCAATTCTATTGATTTTGAACCCCCAAGTATGGGAACAATACCTGAGCCCCCAggtattcaaaaaattggAATTAATGACAAAGGgttaaataattatcaaGTTAATCTTCTTTTTAAAAACCTGAGAAGATTAGCACCTAACCAAAGAAGAGCAGCATTAGAAATTATACAAGATGATTTAGGAATATTAGCAGAAAATCATATGTTTGATAgattttttacatttgaTACAGAATTATTATCTAttgaaaaacaaaaaagaatatttttatatataaatcatatGGGAAGAATTAATTTGGAGCAATATAAAGCTTCACGAATTTCTTCTGAAAATATGCCtaattgtaataataatatatctagaggaaaaatgatgatgcaaatgaaaaatgctaataataataaaaattatatgaacaGTCATAATAATGGTAATAGTGATGAACATTTTGATAAAAGACGAGGAAATAGATATGTATCATCATCTTCTAATTCATCTGATACATCGTCATCTAATTCATCAGATTCATCTACGTTTTCAACGTCAAGCGATGATAGTGAATCTGATAGTGAGTCAGATATGGATTTtgattcatataataataaaaaaaaaaaattaaaagggcaattttcaaatgataaaaaaaaagaaatcccaaataaattttttgataacAAAAGAAAATCATTGCCACAATACAAGCCTgttgatgaaaaaaaaaaaagtttagAAATTCGAGAAGACGTAATGGGAATACATGCTGATTTTTTAGGATCAATGGATACGCCAAAaaaccaaaaaaaaaatcaaaaaaaaaatcataaaaacTCAGGAACTGCTTGGCCAGAATGGAAAGGACAAGTTATTCAACAGGCTATTCTTACACAACGGCAAACGAATGTCCccataaataaaaaggaatTAATAGCTGAAGGCTATGATGCAAAAATTTAG
- a CDS encoding succinate dehydrogenase [ubiquinone] iron-sulfur subunit, mitochondrial, putative, with product MGKQNELRFIMGFLNKRVWNNINNKKVKFFSSDKNSSTNNSISINRYVNDKSEHVQKNELKRFSIFRYDSQNNKRPRMQTFEVDIDNCGPMVLDVLIKIKDEIDSTLSFRRSCREGICGSCAMNINGKNGLACLTEVNKDKKEITEIHPLPNLYIMKDLVADLTNFYNQYKSIDPWLKRKTKKEKGQKEFYQSIEDRKKLDGLYECIMCASCSTSCPSYWWNPEYYLGPATLMQAYRWIVDTRDEYTQERLMDINDTMKLYRCHGIMNCSVCCPKGLDPAKAIKHMKELVQENFSKDNIKIHANYIKDKMESAEKTISKEK from the coding sequence atgggaaaacaaaatgaattaaGATTTATAATGGGATTCTTAAATAAAAGGGTAtggaataatataaataacaaaaaagtaaaatttttttcaagtGACAAAAATTCATCGACTAACAATTCTATAAGCATAAATAGATATGTTAATGATAAATCTGAACAtgttcaaaaaaatgaattaaaaaggTTTTCAATATTTCGATATGACTCACAAAACAACAAGAGACCTAGAATGCAGACATTTGAAGTAGATATAGATAATTGTGGCCCAATGGTATTAGatgtattaataaaaatcaaaGACGAAATTGATTCAACATTATCCTTTAGAAGGAGTTGCAGAGAAGGCATATGTGGAAGTTGTGCAATGAACATAAATGGGAAAAATGGATTGGCTTGTTTAACAGAAGttaataaagataaaaaggaaataacaGAAATACATCCACTCCccaatttatatataatgaaagaTTTAGTGGCAgatttaacaaatttttataatcaaTATAAATCAATTGATCCATGGTTAAAacgaaaaacaaaaaaagaaaaaggcCAAAAAGAATTTTATCAATCTATTGAAGatcgaaaaaaattagatgGACTATATGAATGTATCATGTGTGCATCTTGCTCAACATCATGTCCATCTTATTGGTGGAATCCTGAATATTATCTTGGGCCAGCTACATTAATGCAAGCATATCGCTGGATAGTTGATACAAGAGATGAATATACACAAGAACGTTTAATGGATATTAATGATACCATGAAATTATATAGATGCCATGGAATAATGAATTGCTCAGTGTGCTGCCCTAAAGGTTTAGATCCAGCAAAGGCTATAAAACATATGAAGGAGCTTGTGCAAGAAAATTTTTCtaaagataatataaaaattcatgCCAATTACATCAAAGACAAAATGGAAAGCGcagaaaaaacaattagCAAAGAAAAATAA